From one Bacillota bacterium genomic stretch:
- the yfcE gene encoding phosphodiesterase, protein MKIGVISDTHGSLTAWQQALAGPFADVDFIIHTGDVLYHGARNPLPEGYAPADLAEAINACKLPIMIVKGNCDSEVDQMVLNVPLQSPFLITDQPVGRILATHGHYYDEAQTLVLAERYQIEIWISGHTHVPVLERTGNTIFLNPGSCSLPKGEEPRSCVAVITADELQLIDLNTKSVYKSLQR, encoded by the coding sequence ATGAAGATAGGAGTAATCAGTGATACTCACGGCAGTTTGACTGCTTGGCAGCAGGCCTTGGCTGGACCGTTTGCTGATGTGGATTTTATCATCCATACCGGCGATGTGCTTTACCACGGAGCCCGCAATCCGCTGCCAGAAGGCTATGCACCGGCAGACTTAGCGGAAGCGATTAATGCCTGTAAGCTTCCCATCATGATTGTCAAGGGCAACTGCGACAGCGAAGTAGACCAGATGGTCCTTAACGTGCCCCTCCAATCACCCTTCCTCATTACCGACCAGCCGGTGGGGCGCATACTCGCAACCCACGGCCACTACTATGATGAGGCTCAGACTCTGGTTTTAGCTGAGCGGTACCAGATTGAGATCTGGATCAGTGGGCACACCCATGTACCTGTTCTGGAGCGCACAGGAAACACGATTTTCCTAAATCCGGGCAGCTGCTCACTGCCCAAAGGTGAAGAGCCCCGCAGCTGTGTGGCGGTAATCACCGCTGATGAGCTCCAGCTGATTGATTTAAATACTAAATCAGTCTATAAATCACTGCAAAGATAA